The following proteins come from a genomic window of Varunaivibrio sulfuroxidans:
- the rimO gene encoding 30S ribosomal protein S12 methylthiotransferase RimO, whose amino-acid sequence MNTPPKTPPKVGIVSLGCPKALVDSERILTRLAAEGYQISDSFEGADVVLVNTCGFLDSARRESLDAIGEAMNRNGRVIVTGCMGIDENAIRTVHPDVLSVTGPHQYAAVIDAVHRARPPAHAPFVDLVPKEGLHLTPRHYAYLKISEGCNHDCSFCIIPDIRGKLVSRLAGDVLGEAERLVEAGVRELLVISQDTGAYGLDTGYAADTWRGNAVETRIAPLAEALGSLGVWVRLHYVYPYPHVDNLVPLMAEGKILPYLDIPFQHASPRVLKAMRRPAHQEKILGRIEKWRAQCPDIAVRSTFITGFPGETEEEFEFLLDWLEEARLDRVGCFKYEAVAGAQANALAEDIDEDIKQDRWERLMDLQQEISAARTKAKVGRTFDVLIDRVDDDGAVGRTYADAPEIDGTVLLDDAQDINEGDMIRARIVAGDEYDLWAVRADGKAPKSDF is encoded by the coding sequence ATGAATACCCCGCCGAAAACGCCGCCCAAGGTGGGTATCGTCAGCCTTGGTTGCCCCAAGGCCCTGGTCGATTCCGAGCGGATATTGACCCGTCTCGCCGCCGAAGGGTATCAAATTTCCGACAGTTTCGAAGGCGCCGACGTGGTGCTGGTCAACACCTGCGGTTTTCTCGACAGCGCCCGCCGGGAATCCCTGGACGCCATCGGCGAGGCGATGAACCGGAACGGCCGGGTCATCGTCACCGGCTGCATGGGGATCGACGAGAACGCGATCCGCACCGTTCATCCCGACGTGCTATCGGTCACCGGCCCCCACCAATACGCGGCGGTGATCGACGCCGTGCACCGCGCCCGCCCGCCGGCGCACGCCCCCTTCGTCGATCTGGTGCCCAAGGAAGGCCTCCACCTGACGCCGCGCCATTACGCGTACTTGAAGATTTCCGAAGGCTGCAATCACGACTGCAGCTTCTGCATCATCCCCGACATTCGCGGCAAGCTCGTCAGCCGCTTAGCGGGCGACGTGCTGGGCGAGGCCGAACGCCTGGTCGAGGCCGGCGTGCGCGAATTGCTGGTCATCAGCCAGGACACCGGGGCCTATGGCCTGGACACCGGCTATGCCGCCGACACCTGGCGCGGCAACGCCGTCGAAACCCGGATCGCCCCCCTGGCCGAGGCCCTAGGGTCGTTGGGCGTGTGGGTGCGCCTGCATTACGTCTATCCCTACCCCCACGTCGATAACCTGGTGCCGCTGATGGCCGAGGGCAAAATTCTGCCCTATTTGGATATCCCCTTTCAGCACGCCAGCCCGCGCGTCCTCAAAGCCATGCGCCGCCCCGCCCACCAGGAAAAAATCCTGGGTCGGATCGAAAAATGGCGCGCCCAGTGCCCGGACATCGCCGTTCGCTCGACCTTCATCACCGGGTTCCCCGGCGAGACCGAGGAAGAATTCGAGTTTCTTTTAGACTGGCTCGAAGAAGCCCGGCTCGACCGCGTCGGCTGTTTTAAATACGAGGCGGTCGCCGGGGCCCAGGCCAACGCCCTCGCCGAGGACATCGACGAGGATATCAAGCAGGACCGCTGGGAACGCCTGATGGACCTGCAACAGGAAATCAGCGCCGCGCGCACCAAGGCCAAGGTCGGACGCACCTTCGACGTACTGATCGACCGGGTTGACGACGACGGCGCCGTCGGACGGACCTACGCCGACGCCCCGGAAATCGACGGCACGGTTTTGCTGGACGACGCCCAGGATATCAACGAAGGCGACATGATCCGCGCACGCATCGTCGCCGGCGACGAATACGATTTGTGGGCCGTTCGCGCCGACGGTAAAGCCCCTAAATCGGATTTTTAG
- the ald gene encoding alanine dehydrogenase, whose product MLIGVPKEIKNHEYRVGLTPTSVREFVAHGHAVMVETNAGVGIGCNDEDYVAAGAAIAADAKDVFAKAEMIVKVKEPQAVERKMLREGQLLFTYLHLAPDPDQTRDLVDSGAVCVAYETVTDSHGGLPLLAPMSQVAGRMSVQAGAHSLERAHGGRGMLLGGVPGVEPAKVVVIGGGVVGENAIYMALGQAADVTVLDRNVNVLSHLTNRFGAALKTVYSTREALERHVLEADMVVGAVLVAGAEAPKLVSAEMVKAMKPGSVLVDVAIDQGGCFATSHATTHADPTYIVDDVVHYCVANMPGAVPRTSTYALNNATLPFGLALADKGYAQALLDDAHLLAGLNVIGGKVTYKAVADDLGYDYTAPRTALGA is encoded by the coding sequence ATGCTGATCGGTGTGCCCAAGGAAATCAAAAATCATGAATATCGCGTCGGCCTGACGCCCACCAGCGTGCGCGAGTTCGTCGCCCACGGCCACGCCGTGATGGTCGAAACCAACGCCGGCGTCGGCATCGGGTGCAACGACGAAGACTATGTCGCCGCCGGGGCCGCGATCGCCGCCGACGCCAAGGACGTCTTCGCCAAGGCGGAAATGATCGTCAAGGTCAAGGAACCCCAAGCGGTCGAGCGCAAGATGCTGCGTGAAGGCCAGCTCCTGTTCACCTATTTGCACCTCGCGCCCGATCCCGATCAAACCCGCGATCTGGTCGATAGCGGCGCGGTCTGCGTCGCCTACGAGACGGTCACCGATAGCCATGGCGGCCTGCCGCTGCTGGCGCCGATGTCCCAGGTCGCCGGGCGGATGTCGGTGCAGGCCGGCGCCCACAGCCTGGAGCGCGCCCACGGCGGGCGCGGCATGTTGCTGGGCGGCGTGCCCGGCGTGGAACCCGCCAAAGTGGTCGTCATCGGCGGCGGCGTGGTCGGCGAAAACGCCATTTACATGGCCCTCGGCCAAGCCGCGGACGTCACCGTTCTGGACCGCAACGTCAATGTCCTCAGCCACCTCACCAACCGCTTCGGCGCGGCGCTGAAAACGGTTTATTCGACCCGCGAGGCCCTGGAACGTCACGTCCTGGAAGCCGACATGGTGGTCGGCGCGGTCCTGGTGGCGGGCGCCGAGGCGCCCAAACTGGTCAGCGCCGAAATGGTCAAGGCGATGAAGCCGGGAAGCGTCCTGGTTGACGTCGCGATCGACCAGGGCGGCTGTTTCGCCACCTCCCACGCCACCACCCATGCCGATCCGACCTATATCGTCGATGACGTCGTACATTATTGCGTCGCCAATATGCCGGGCGCGGTGCCCAGGACCTCGACCTACGCCCTCAACAACGCCACCCTGCCGTTCGGTCTGGCGTTGGCCGACAAGGGCTACGCGCAGGCCCTGCTGGACGACGCCCACCTGCTGGCGGGTCTCAACGTGATCGGCGGCAAGGTGACCTACAAGGCCGTCGCCGACGATCTCGGTTACGATTACACCGCCCCCCGTACCGCCCTCGGCGCTTGA
- a CDS encoding Lrp/AsnC family transcriptional regulator → MIDLDVVDRKILDLLQEDGRMTNAELADKINLSPSACLRRVRRLEDEGVIAGYVMLLDQRAIGRPDDIFIEITLVSQSQECQEAFERAVRECRDIMECYLMAGEADYLLRVAAAGTADYERIHKSHLSRLPGVSRIRSNFALRTVCKTTAFTCRI, encoded by the coding sequence GTGATTGATCTTGATGTCGTTGATCGTAAGATATTGGATCTGCTTCAGGAAGATGGGCGGATGACCAATGCGGAACTGGCCGATAAAATTAATTTATCGCCGTCGGCATGTCTGCGCCGGGTTCGCCGCCTAGAGGATGAAGGCGTGATCGCGGGCTATGTCATGTTGCTCGATCAGCGTGCGATCGGTCGGCCCGACGATATTTTCATCGAGATTACCTTGGTCAGTCAAAGCCAGGAGTGCCAAGAAGCCTTCGAGCGGGCGGTGCGCGAATGCCGAGACATCATGGAGTGTTATCTGATGGCCGGCGAGGCGGATTACCTGTTGCGCGTCGCCGCCGCGGGAACCGCCGATTACGAACGCATCCACAAAAGTCACCTGTCGCGGCTTCCCGGCGTGTCGCGCATTCGCAGCAATTTCGCCTTGCGCACGGTGTGCAAGACCACCGCGTTTACCTGCCGTATTTGA
- a CDS encoding NAD(P)/FAD-dependent oxidoreductase, giving the protein MKDNIHRDGDVHAPSYYAASASTTTLRPPLKGDVSCDVCVLGAGMTGASAALHLAQKGYKVIVLEARRVGWGASGRSGGQAIVGYNRTLTQIAALVGRDDAQKLWELGRQSQTLLDDLITRHDIDCDLKWGHLHAAVKPRQIRDLEDMKAEHDAVGGDLGGDYPGTRLLSREETVQRTGSAHYVGALHDPHSGHLHPLNYTLGLARAGEHAGAAIFEQSPATQITPARRAGQKTRIATPGGGVSCDHLILATNAYIEDLQPDIAGKIMPVGTYIIATEPLSAALNDTILPDDDAVADVNFVLNYFRKSADRRMLFGGRVSYSGVAPFNLERTMRRTMAKVYPQLADARIDYAWGGNVAITMNRLPHFGRLANNIYFAHGFSGHGVFLTGLAGQLMADAVAGTAERFDVFTRIPHTRFPGGKFMRMPALVLAMAYYKLRDLL; this is encoded by the coding sequence ATGAAGGACAACATTCACCGTGACGGCGATGTTCACGCCCCCTCCTATTATGCCGCGAGCGCAAGCACCACGACCCTCCGCCCGCCCTTGAAGGGCGACGTATCGTGTGACGTGTGCGTTCTTGGGGCGGGGATGACCGGCGCCTCGGCGGCGCTGCATCTGGCGCAAAAGGGCTATAAGGTGATCGTGCTCGAAGCGCGCCGGGTCGGCTGGGGCGCGTCGGGGCGCAGCGGCGGGCAGGCGATCGTCGGGTACAACCGCACCCTCACCCAAATCGCCGCTCTGGTCGGGCGCGACGATGCGCAAAAGCTCTGGGAGCTGGGGCGGCAATCGCAGACGCTGCTGGACGACCTCATCACGCGCCACGACATCGACTGCGACCTCAAATGGGGGCATCTGCACGCCGCCGTGAAGCCTCGGCAAATTCGCGACCTGGAAGACATGAAGGCCGAGCACGACGCCGTCGGCGGCGATCTTGGCGGCGATTATCCCGGCACGCGCCTGCTGTCGCGCGAAGAAACCGTGCAGAGGACCGGCAGCGCCCATTACGTCGGCGCGTTGCATGATCCCCACAGCGGCCACCTGCATCCGCTCAATTACACCTTGGGGCTGGCGCGGGCGGGCGAGCACGCCGGGGCCGCGATCTTCGAGCAAAGCCCCGCGACGCAAATCACGCCCGCCCGGCGCGCCGGACAAAAAACCCGCATCGCGACTCCCGGCGGCGGCGTTTCGTGCGATCACCTGATTTTGGCGACCAACGCCTATATCGAAGACCTACAGCCCGATATCGCGGGCAAGATCATGCCGGTGGGCACCTATATCATCGCCACCGAACCTTTGAGTGCGGCGTTGAACGACACCATTTTACCGGACGACGACGCCGTCGCCGACGTCAATTTCGTCCTCAATTATTTTCGCAAATCCGCCGATCGGCGGATGCTTTTCGGCGGGCGGGTCAGCTATTCCGGGGTCGCGCCGTTCAACCTGGAACGCACCATGCGCCGGACCATGGCCAAGGTCTACCCCCAACTCGCGGACGCCCGCATCGATTACGCTTGGGGCGGTAACGTCGCCATCACCATGAACCGATTGCCCCATTTCGGACGGCTGGCGAATAACATTTATTTTGCCCACGGCTTCTCGGGACACGGCGTTTTCCTCACCGGCCTGGCCGGTCAGCTGATGGCCGACGCCGTCGCCGGAACCGCCGAACGGTTCGATGTCTTCACGCGTATCCCCCACACCCGTTTCCCCGGCGGAAAATTCATGCGCATGCCCGCCCTGGTGTTGGCGATGGCCTATTACAAATTGCGCGATCTTCTTTAG
- a CDS encoding gamma-glutamyl-gamma-aminobutyrate hydrolase family protein translates to MRPRVKPVVGVSTCVKDVDGFANYAVAMKYVDALAHGGDVTPILIPALGEILAIDDILGLVDGLMLTGSMSNIEPHHYGAPPSVSGTLHDPLRDATTLPMIPAAVAAGLPVFAICRGFQELNVAYGGTLHQRVHEVAGKIDHREDRSLTPEGYFAPVHDIALAREGYLARLLGREKIRVNSLHGQGIDRLGDALTIEGVAPDGLIEAVSVTGAQTFALGVQWHPEWKVMENAISRALFAAFGDACRARLDSAAARWRSDGGGEHA, encoded by the coding sequence ATGCGCCCCAGGGTTAAGCCGGTTGTTGGTGTATCGACGTGCGTGAAGGATGTTGACGGCTTCGCCAATTACGCCGTCGCCATGAAGTATGTTGACGCCCTGGCCCACGGCGGCGACGTCACGCCGATTTTGATCCCCGCGCTGGGGGAAATCCTGGCCATCGACGATATTCTGGGATTGGTCGATGGATTGATGTTGACGGGCAGCATGTCCAATATCGAACCGCACCACTACGGCGCGCCGCCCAGCGTTTCGGGGACCCTTCACGATCCTCTGCGCGACGCCACAACCTTGCCGATGATCCCCGCCGCCGTCGCCGCCGGTCTTCCGGTGTTTGCGATCTGCCGCGGCTTTCAGGAATTGAACGTGGCCTATGGGGGAACCCTGCATCAGCGCGTTCACGAAGTCGCGGGCAAGATTGATCATCGTGAGGATCGCAGCTTAACGCCGGAAGGTTATTTCGCCCCGGTCCACGACATCGCGCTTGCGCGTGAGGGGTATTTGGCGCGCTTGTTGGGGCGCGAAAAAATTCGCGTCAATTCCTTGCACGGCCAGGGGATCGACCGCCTGGGCGATGCCCTGACGATCGAAGGGGTCGCCCCGGACGGTCTGATCGAGGCGGTCAGCGTCACGGGGGCGCAAACCTTCGCCCTTGGGGTGCAATGGCATCCCGAATGGAAGGTGATGGAAAACGCCATCTCGCGCGCCCTATTTGCGGCCTTTGGCGACGCCTGCCGCGCGCGCCTCGATAGCGCCGCCGCCCGTTGGCGGTCCGATGGAGGGGGCGAACATGCCTGA
- a CDS encoding glutamine synthetase family protein translates to MPDVAQWCREHGITEVECMVPDMSGIARGKILPAEKFLKGIDGDSHRLPESVFVQSVTGDFPDNNDIVSVVDQDVIMRPDPETIRPVPWYDEPTAQVICDCCYPDGRPVDISARQVLRRVLQLYENKGWAPLIAPEVELFLVKVNDDPDYPLLPPVGRSGRAETGRQAFGIDATNEFDAVFEDVYDYCEAQEIDIDTLNHEGGVAQMEVNFLHGDGLSLADQVFMFKRTVRQTAISHKIYATFMAKPMQREPGSSMHIHQSIVDMETGENIFSLPDGGDSGLFLSYIAGLQRYAPSMMALFAPNVNSYRRFTYEEAPINVHWGLDNRSCGLRVPRSAPQARRIENRLPGADVNPYLCIAGTLACGYLGMVEGLTPSEPTQDNAYVLPRRLPRHLSDALDRLEGSEQIAMVLGERFVKALCSVKRGELKTYEQVISSWEREHLLLNV, encoded by the coding sequence ATGCCTGACGTTGCGCAATGGTGCCGGGAACACGGCATTACCGAAGTGGAATGCATGGTGCCCGATATGTCGGGAATCGCGCGGGGTAAAATTTTGCCCGCGGAAAAATTTTTGAAGGGGATCGACGGCGATTCTCATCGGTTGCCGGAAAGCGTTTTCGTCCAATCGGTGACCGGGGACTTTCCCGATAACAACGATATCGTTTCGGTGGTCGATCAGGACGTGATCATGCGCCCCGATCCCGAGACCATCCGCCCGGTCCCCTGGTATGACGAACCGACCGCCCAGGTAATCTGCGATTGCTGCTATCCCGACGGGCGCCCGGTCGATATTTCCGCCCGTCAGGTCTTGCGCCGGGTGCTTCAGCTTTACGAAAATAAGGGATGGGCGCCGCTGATCGCCCCCGAGGTCGAACTGTTCTTGGTGAAGGTTAACGACGATCCCGATTATCCCTTGTTGCCGCCGGTGGGGCGTTCGGGGCGCGCCGAAACCGGACGTCAGGCATTCGGCATCGACGCCACCAATGAGTTCGATGCCGTTTTCGAGGATGTTTACGATTACTGCGAGGCGCAGGAAATCGATATCGACACCCTTAACCACGAAGGCGGCGTCGCCCAGATGGAGGTCAATTTCCTTCACGGGGACGGGCTGTCGTTGGCCGATCAGGTGTTTATGTTTAAGCGCACCGTGCGCCAAACGGCGATTTCGCACAAAATATACGCCACCTTCATGGCCAAGCCGATGCAACGCGAACCGGGCAGCTCCATGCATATCCATCAGAGCATCGTGGACATGGAAACGGGTGAGAATATTTTCTCCCTGCCGGACGGCGGCGATTCCGGTCTGTTTCTCTCTTATATCGCGGGGTTGCAGAGATATGCGCCGTCAATGATGGCGTTGTTCGCCCCCAACGTGAATTCATATCGCCGTTTCACTTATGAAGAAGCCCCGATCAACGTCCATTGGGGATTGGATAACCGTAGTTGCGGGTTGCGTGTGCCCAGATCCGCCCCGCAGGCGCGAAGGATCGAGAACCGTCTTCCCGGCGCCGACGTCAATCCTTACCTGTGTATCGCCGGCACCCTGGCGTGTGGCTACCTGGGCATGGTCGAGGGACTGACGCCCAGCGAACCGACCCAGGACAACGCTTATGTCCTTCCCCGTCGCCTGCCCCGCCACCTGTCCGACGCCCTCGACCGCCTGGAAGGCAGCGAGCAGATCGCGATGGTCTTGGGCGAGCGTTTCGTCAAGGCGCTGTGTTCGGTGAAACGGGGCGAATTGAAAACCTACGAGCAGGTCATCAGTTCGTGGGAGCGCGAACACCTTCTGTTGAACGTCTAG
- a CDS encoding aspartate aminotransferase family protein codes for MSTVLNSTRQWQDEDRDHHLHPFTDINVLKKKGARMITRGEGVYLWDSEGEKIIDGMAGLWCVGLGYGRKELSAAAARQMDQLAYYNTFFQTSTMPATELSGLLAEVTPEGFNHVFYGCSGSESNDTVVRLVWRYWDMRGKPGKKTIIGRINGYHGSTLAGASLGGMGFMHAQGPLPLPGFVHIEQPHWYVNGGDLSPAEYGLKAARALEEKIAELGAETIGAFIGEPIQGAGGVIVPPETYWPEIERICRANDILLISDEVICGFGRTGNWFGCETFGFEPDIMTMAKGMSSGYAPISGVMVKDHIVETIGDGGEFAHGYTYSGHPVSCAVALANITILKDEKIIDIVRTDTGPYFQKRLGEFADHPLIGEVRGKGLVGAVQIARDKKSRALFDDVGRVGGICRDHCFENGLIMRASGDSMLLSPPLVVTRAEIDEMMDKARMCLDLTARDVGLS; via the coding sequence ATGAGCACCGTTCTCAACAGCACCCGACAGTGGCAGGATGAAGACCGCGATCATCACCTGCATCCCTTCACCGACATCAATGTCCTGAAGAAAAAGGGCGCGCGCATGATTACCCGCGGCGAAGGCGTTTACCTGTGGGACAGCGAGGGCGAAAAAATCATCGACGGCATGGCCGGTCTGTGGTGCGTCGGTTTAGGGTACGGGCGCAAGGAACTGAGCGCGGCGGCGGCGCGCCAGATGGACCAGTTGGCTTATTACAACACGTTTTTTCAGACCTCGACCATGCCCGCGACCGAACTTTCCGGGCTTCTGGCGGAGGTCACCCCGGAAGGCTTCAACCACGTTTTTTACGGCTGTTCCGGCTCGGAATCCAACGATACCGTGGTCCGTCTGGTGTGGCGCTATTGGGATATGCGGGGTAAGCCCGGCAAGAAAACGATCATTGGGCGCATCAACGGTTATCATGGCTCGACCCTGGCGGGGGCGAGTCTGGGGGGGATGGGCTTCATGCATGCCCAGGGGCCGTTGCCGCTGCCCGGTTTCGTGCACATCGAACAGCCCCATTGGTACGTTAACGGCGGCGATCTTAGCCCCGCCGAGTACGGCCTGAAGGCGGCGCGCGCGCTTGAAGAAAAAATCGCCGAATTGGGCGCCGAGACCATCGGCGCCTTTATCGGCGAGCCGATCCAGGGCGCCGGCGGGGTGATCGTGCCGCCCGAGACCTATTGGCCGGAGATTGAGCGAATCTGCCGCGCCAACGACATTTTGTTGATTTCCGACGAGGTGATTTGCGGCTTCGGGCGCACCGGCAACTGGTTCGGTTGCGAGACCTTCGGGTTCGAGCCCGATATCATGACCATGGCCAAGGGAATGTCGTCGGGTTATGCGCCGATTTCGGGGGTCATGGTCAAAGATCATATCGTCGAGACGATCGGCGACGGCGGCGAGTTCGCCCACGGCTATACCTATTCCGGCCACCCGGTGTCGTGCGCCGTGGCGCTGGCGAATATCACGATCCTGAAAGATGAGAAAATCATCGACATCGTGCGTACCGACACCGGGCCGTATTTTCAGAAACGCCTGGGCGAATTCGCCGATCATCCCTTGATCGGCGAGGTGCGGGGGAAGGGCTTGGTCGGCGCGGTGCAGATCGCGCGCGACAAAAAAAGTCGGGCCCTGTTCGACGATGTCGGGCGGGTTGGTGGAATTTGTCGCGATCACTGCTTCGAAAATGGCTTGATCATGCGCGCTTCGGGGGATTCGATGCTGTTGTCGCCGCCCCTGGTGGTCACGCGCGCCGAGATCGACGAGATGATGGACAAGGCGCGGATGTGCCTTGACTTGACGGCCAGGGATGTCGGCCTGTCGTAG
- a CDS encoding polyamine ABC transporter substrate-binding protein, whose translation MKRLLRNSLLALAGVAALAGCAKEEDKVVNVYNWSDYIDPSVLKSFEKETGIKVVYDVFDSNDVLETKLLAGGSGYDVVVPSGTFLGRQIKAGVFQKLDKSKLTNLGNMWGVISERVATYDPGNAYSVNYMWGTTGIGYNVAKIKERMPDAPTDSWRMIFDPAVVSKFADCGVYMLDAPDEMIPAALKYIGEDPNSKDPAVIAKAEPVLAAIRPYIRKFDSSAYIDGLANGDICLAVGWSGDVLQARDRAVEAKNNVEIKYVVPKEGAYMWFDEMAIPKDAPHPGNALKFINYMMRPEVIAKSSDYVHYANGNLASQKYISKDVLDDPAVYPSAAVMKTLYTTTPYSTETQSILTRMWTKIKTGQ comes from the coding sequence ATGAAACGGTTACTGAGAAATTCCCTGTTGGCGTTGGCGGGCGTCGCCGCGCTGGCGGGTTGTGCGAAGGAAGAAGACAAGGTCGTCAACGTCTATAACTGGTCCGACTATATCGACCCTTCGGTCTTGAAGTCGTTCGAGAAGGAGACCGGCATCAAGGTCGTTTACGACGTCTTCGATTCCAACGACGTGTTGGAAACCAAGCTCCTCGCCGGGGGATCTGGTTATGACGTGGTGGTGCCGTCGGGAACCTTCCTGGGGCGGCAGATCAAGGCCGGGGTGTTCCAGAAACTCGATAAATCGAAGTTGACCAACTTGGGGAACATGTGGGGGGTCATCTCCGAGCGCGTGGCGACCTACGATCCGGGTAACGCTTATTCGGTCAACTACATGTGGGGGACCACCGGGATCGGCTATAACGTGGCCAAGATCAAGGAACGCATGCCCGACGCGCCGACCGACTCGTGGCGCATGATTTTCGACCCCGCGGTGGTTTCAAAATTCGCCGACTGCGGCGTCTATATGCTCGACGCCCCGGATGAAATGATCCCGGCGGCGCTGAAATACATCGGCGAGGATCCCAACAGCAAGGATCCCGCGGTGATCGCCAAGGCCGAACCGGTGCTGGCCGCGATCCGCCCGTATATTCGCAAGTTTGATTCCTCGGCCTATATCGACGGTTTGGCGAACGGCGACATCTGCCTGGCCGTGGGTTGGTCCGGCGACGTTCTACAGGCCCGCGACCGGGCGGTGGAGGCCAAGAACAACGTGGAAATCAAGTATGTCGTGCCCAAGGAGGGCGCCTATATGTGGTTTGATGAAATGGCGATACCCAAAGACGCCCCGCATCCCGGAAACGCGCTCAAATTCATCAACTACATGATGCGCCCGGAGGTCATCGCCAAGTCCTCGGACTATGTCCATTACGCCAACGGCAACCTGGCGTCGCAGAAATATATCAGCAAGGACGTTCTCGACGATCCGGCGGTTTACCCCTCCGCCGCAGTGATGAAGACGTTGTACACCACGACGCCCTATTCGACGGAGACTCAAAGCATCCTGACGCGGATGTGGACCAAAATCAAAACCGGGCAATAA
- a CDS encoding ABC transporter ATP-binding protein, translating into MVETTGPARKVWAPWDDADNKPFVRIEGVTKKFGDFVAVDNITLDIFEREFFSLLGPSGCGKTTLLRMLAGFETPSDGRILLDGEDMSRVPPHKRPVNMMFQSYALFPHMTVEKNIAFGLKQDGISRDEIGERVGRILALVQLGKFAARKPDQLSGGQRQRVALARALVKNPKILLLDEPLGALDKKLREETQFELMNIQEKLGITFIIVTHDQEEAMTVSSRIALMDQGRVVQVATPSEIYEAPNSRKVAEFIGEVNIFECRVDSVEKDCAHLESAQMPCRVRTARSLDARPGDTVWSAIRPEKMVVSLTPPGDLSVNCIAGEVWDIAYLGKLSVFHVKTDSGLMVTVTQTNRLRETERTITWEDRVYITWSANAAVVLRD; encoded by the coding sequence ATGGTGGAAACCACCGGCCCGGCCCGCAAAGTTTGGGCGCCTTGGGACGATGCGGATAACAAGCCCTTCGTGCGGATCGAGGGGGTTACGAAAAAATTTGGGGATTTTGTCGCCGTCGATAATATTACGCTCGACATCTTCGAGCGCGAATTCTTTTCCCTGTTGGGCCCCAGCGGATGCGGAAAAACCACGCTTCTACGCATGTTGGCGGGATTCGAAACGCCGAGCGACGGGCGCATTTTGCTCGACGGCGAGGACATGTCGCGGGTGCCGCCGCACAAACGCCCGGTCAACATGATGTTTCAGTCCTACGCGCTGTTTCCCCACATGACGGTGGAAAAGAATATCGCCTTCGGATTGAAACAGGATGGAATTTCCAGAGACGAGATCGGCGAACGGGTGGGACGTATCCTGGCCTTGGTGCAGCTGGGAAAATTCGCCGCGCGCAAGCCCGATCAATTGTCGGGCGGCCAGCGTCAGCGGGTGGCCCTGGCGCGCGCCTTGGTCAAGAACCCCAAAATCTTGCTGCTCGACGAGCCGCTGGGCGCGCTGGACAAGAAGCTGCGCGAGGAAACCCAGTTCGAACTGATGAACATCCAGGAAAAACTGGGCATTACCTTTATCATCGTCACCCACGACCAGGAGGAGGCGATGACCGTCTCCTCGCGCATCGCCCTGATGGACCAGGGGCGGGTGGTTCAGGTCGCCACGCCGAGCGAGATTTACGAGGCGCCCAATTCACGAAAAGTGGCCGAATTCATTGGCGAGGTGAATATCTTCGAGTGCCGGGTCGATAGCGTGGAAAAAGATTGCGCACACCTCGAAAGTGCGCAGATGCCCTGCCGCGTGCGCACGGCGCGCAGTTTGGACGCGCGCCCGGGGGATACCGTGTGGTCGGCGATTCGGCCGGAAAAAATGGTGGTCAGCCTGACCCCGCCCGGCGACTTGTCGGTCAATTGCATCGCCGGGGAAGTCTGGGACATCGCCTACCTGGGTAAGTTGTCGGTTTTTCACGTGAAGACGGACAGTGGGTTGATGGTGACGGTGACGCAGACCAACCGCCTGCGCGAGACCGAACGGACCATCACCTGGGAAGACCGGGTTTATATCACCTGGTCGGCCAACGCCGCGGTCGTGCTGCGCGATTAG